Genomic segment of Paenibacillus polymyxa:
TCCTCTTCATAGTTCAGATCCAGCAACGCTTTTTCACCAACAACCCCTACGCTGACGGAAGCCAGAAAATCAGTAATTGGAAAAACAGGCAGCTTGTGCTGGGTGGCAATTTTATTAACCGCAATCGCCAACGCTACGAAAGAACCGGTAATTGAGGTTGTGCGTGTTCCGCCGTCCGCCTGAATGACGTCACAATCCAACGTAATCGTCCGTTCACCAAGCGCCTGCAAATTGACCACCGAACGCAACGCTCTTCCAATCAGACGCTGAATTTCCATGGTACGGCCTGTCAGCTTCCCACGCGCAGCTTCACGCTGATTACGGCTATGAGTCGCACGCGGAAGCATGGAATACTCCGCGGTCACCCAGCCCTTTCCTTGTCCCTTCATAAAGGGGGGTACGCGTTCTTCTACAGTAGCCGTGCAAATGACTTTCGTCTCGCCAACCTCTATAAAAACAGACCCCTCCGCGTATTTATTTACTCCTGCTGTCAATTTCATCGGGCGCAGCTCATCACCGTTTCGTCCGTTAGATCTACTCATGCTTTTTCCTCCTACGTCGTATGCAACCTGTTCTTATATGTTTATTTTACCAAAGTGTGCAGGCAAAAGCACCCCAAGGACGATTCCCGCCCTTAAAGAGGGATTTCGTTAATATGTTGCGGCTTGGCTACAGGCTCTCCATAATTT
This window contains:
- the rph gene encoding ribonuclease PH; this encodes MSRSNGRNGDELRPMKLTAGVNKYAEGSVFIEVGETKVICTATVEERVPPFMKGQGKGWVTAEYSMLPRATHSRNQREAARGKLTGRTMEIQRLIGRALRSVVNLQALGERTITLDCDVIQADGGTRTTSITGSFVALAIAVNKIATQHKLPVFPITDFLASVSVGVVGEKALLDLNYEEDSKAKVDMNLVMTGSGKYVELQGTGEESPFDRNELDQLLSLGEQGILQMIERQKEVLGPIADKIGAGRTGAGA